The sequence below is a genomic window from Mycobacterium heidelbergense.
AAGATCCCCAGCGGCGCCCTGTGCGGCCGGCTGGCCGTGCCCGTCGACTACGACCACCTCGGCGGCGACGTGGCGACGCTGGCGCTGATCCGCTTCCGCGCGACGGGCGACAAGGTCGGCTCGTTGGTGATCAACCCCGGCGGTCCCGGCGAGTCCGGCATCGACGCCGCCCTGGGCGTCGTCCAGACGCTGCCCAAGCGCATCCGCGAACGGTTCGACCTGGTGGGTTTCGATCCCCGCGGGGTGGCGTCGTCGCGGCCGGCCATCTGGTGCAACTCGGACGCCGACAACGACCGGCTGCGCACCGAGCCCAACGTCGACTACAGCCCGGCGGGCGTGGCCCACATCGAGGATGAGACCAAGCAATTCGTCGGGCGCTGCGTCGACAAGATGGGCAAGGACTTCCTCGCCAATGTGGGGACGGTCAACGTCGCCCGGGACCTGGATGCCATTCGCGCGGCGCTGGGCGACGACAAGCTGACCTATCTCGGCTACTCCTACGGCACGCGGATCGGATCCGCCTACGCCGAGGCCTACCCCACGAAGGTGCGGGCGATGATCCTCGACGGCGCCGTCGACCCCAACGCCGACCCCATCGAGGCGGACCTGCGTCAGGCCAAGGGATTTCAGGACGCGTTCAACGACTACGCCACCGACTGCGCGAAGCAACCGAGCTGCCCGCTGGGCACCGACCCGGCCAAGGCCGTCGACGTCTACCACAGCCTGGTCGACCCGATGGTCGACCCCAACAACGAGATGGTCGGCAGGCCGGTGCCGACGAAGGACCCGCGCGGGCTGAGTTACTCGGACGCCATCGTCGGCACCATCATGGCGTTGTACTCGCCCACCCTGTGGCACCACCTGACCGACGGCCTGAGCGAACTGGTCGACCACCACGGCGACACCCTGCTCGCCCTGGCCGACATGTACATGCGCCGCGACTCGCACGGCCATTACACCAACGCCACCGACGCCCGGGTCGCGATCAATTGCGTTGACCAGCCACCGATTACGGACCGCGCCAAGGTCATTGACGAGGACCGGCGGTCGCGTGAGATCGCGCCCTTCATGAGCTACGGGCAGTTCACCGGCGACGCGCCGCTGGGCACCTGCGCGTTCTGGCCGGTGCCGCCCACCAGCAAGCCGCACGCCATCTCGGCGCCGGGCCTGGCGCCGACGGTGGTGGTGTCGACCACGCACGATCCGGCGACCCCCTACAAGGCCGGCGTCGATCTGGCGAACCAGCTCCGCGGTTCGCTGCTCACCTTCGACGGAACGCAGCACACGGTGGTGTTCCAGGGCGACAGCTGCGTCGACGACTACGTGACGGCGTATCTGGTCGGTGGCGCCACGCCGCCGAGCGGCGCCAAGTGCTAGGGCGAGCAGACGCAGAATCGCACGCGAAGTAGCTTCGCGAGACGATTCTGCGTCTCACTCGAAAATGTGGTGACCCGAAGCGGGTGAGTCGCTGGCCCCTGGTGTTAGGCGACTTCGGTGAGTGGTTCGAGGATGACGTTGTATCCCAGGGCTTCGAGCTGCTTGATGGCGTTGGCCTTGGTCTTGCTGGGGTGGTGGCGGGTGTAGTAGCCGGGGCCGGGGTCGCGGTAGAAAGCGCCGTTGATCAGCATGTTGTAGGCGTCGGTGAGCATCTTGTGTTCCAGGGCGACCAGGGCGATCATGCCCGCTGGTGAGCTGTGCTGGGCTTTGGTTCTGTTCCTGCGTTTTGGCTGGGGTGGGCGGCTGCCGGCGATGCGTCGGTAGCGGGCGTTGTAGTAGGTGTCTTTGCTGCGGGCCGCCGAGAGGGCCGCGACCCCGAGGGCGGCTTTGAGGTAGCGGTTGCCCGCTCGGGTGGCCGCTGATTTGACCCGGCCCGCTGATTCGTTGCAACCGGGCACCACCCCAGCCCACGACGCCAGGTGCGCCGCAGTGGGAAACACGCTCATGTCCGCGCCGGTCTCGGCGATGAACACATCGGCCACGATCGTCGAAAAGCCCGGGATGCTCATGAGTAACTCCCGGATGGCTTGAAAGGGTTGGATCGCCTCCTCGATGCGTTCATCTAGGCGGGCGACGTCGGCGTCGTGGGCGTCGATGCGATCCAGATACAACCGCGTCATGAACGCGTGATGGTCGTTAAACCGCCCGCGCAGCGCCTCGGTGAGCGCGGGGATCTTCTCCCGCAGCCGTTGTTTGGCCAGATCAGCCAGCACCGCCGGATCGCGCTGCCCGGC
It includes:
- a CDS encoding alpha/beta hydrolase yields the protein MGMGLSRRDKIARTLLIWTAIAAVALLAAGCIRVVGGRAVMAGPKLGQAIEWTPCRSSNPQAKIPSGALCGRLAVPVDYDHLGGDVATLALIRFRATGDKVGSLVINPGGPGESGIDAALGVVQTLPKRIRERFDLVGFDPRGVASSRPAIWCNSDADNDRLRTEPNVDYSPAGVAHIEDETKQFVGRCVDKMGKDFLANVGTVNVARDLDAIRAALGDDKLTYLGYSYGTRIGSAYAEAYPTKVRAMILDGAVDPNADPIEADLRQAKGFQDAFNDYATDCAKQPSCPLGTDPAKAVDVYHSLVDPMVDPNNEMVGRPVPTKDPRGLSYSDAIVGTIMALYSPTLWHHLTDGLSELVDHHGDTLLALADMYMRRDSHGHYTNATDARVAINCVDQPPITDRAKVIDEDRRSREIAPFMSYGQFTGDAPLGTCAFWPVPPTSKPHAISAPGLAPTVVVSTTHDPATPYKAGVDLANQLRGSLLTFDGTQHTVVFQGDSCVDDYVTAYLVGGATPPSGAKC
- a CDS encoding IS110 family RNA-guided transposase yields the protein MEVVHRRCAGLDVSKKDAKVCVRVQGQGRRATTTTVSTWGSTTSQILALREHLLAEQVSCVVIESTSDYWKPFYYLLEDALPVILANAKAVRNVPGRKTDVSDAMWLADLGAHGLVRASFVPPQPIRELRDLTRARTMITRARTKEIQRLEKLLEDAGIKLSAVASDIVGVSGRAMLEALIAGQRDPAVLADLAKQRLREKIPALTEALRGRFNDHHAFMTRLYLDRIDAHDADVARLDERIEEAIQPFQAIRELLMSIPGFSTIVADVFIAETGADMSVFPTAAHLASWAGVVPGCNESAGRVKSAATRAGNRYLKAALGVAALSAARSKDTYYNARYRRIAGSRPPQPKRRNRTKAQHSSPAGMIALVALEHKMLTDAYNMLINGAFYRDPGPGYYTRHHPSKTKANAIKQLEALGYNVILEPLTEVA